From the genome of Pseudophryne corroboree isolate aPseCor3 chromosome 9, aPseCor3.hap2, whole genome shotgun sequence:
AATAAACCAGAAACCAGCTTACCCCTGCGCTGTGAGAAGTATGTTTGTGGTCTCCTCATGCTAATTCTTGTACATGGGGTTTTAAGTGATTAAATGGTGCTGgagtttctattttttatttttttattttattcctcTCTTTCTAATCAAAATCCCACAGTGGTTCCGCCAATCTGCCCCCTCTCCATTCTCACAATTTCAGTCAATAAGTGTGAAACTGTCATTCTCCAGACAAAATAATCATCCCAATTCCTTGGAGAGACACAGAAGCTATTGTGGTGTAGAGTAATGTCGCGCTGCGATGAAGGCATTCTGTGGATCAGACGTGCTTTGAATTGTAGATTAGCCATTACTGCCTTCACCTCCTCCAGACTTAAAAGGATCGCAATTTAGATTGTTCCACCGCTGAAAAGTAGCACGGCATAAACCTGTACGGACTATCCATGAAATCTTCTAATGTAGAGCCCCCTTCCTTACCGCTTACTTGTGTGTAGCTGCTTTTGAATtccctataattattatatagtatGGGTGCGTATCATATATTAGTTTGCGAAGACAGAACGTTATACAAGATTTTTAGTAGAACAAAATGTGGTCATATTTTCACATCTTCCAATCTGCAGAAGTCTTGTTCTTTTTACGATCTTGCCATTTCCTCTCACGGGATCGCCAAAAAGTTCTAATCCCTTTTTATTTGCAAAAATAACCAGTTTGAGGGAGCCTTGTAAACCTTTGTGGTATAACGTGTAACATAAGAGTGTTCTCGTGTGTGCAGCCACGTAAATAGTTTTAAGATTTCGATAGCCTACAATTTTTAAAACCCATGTGTTTCACTGGTTTGTAGAGCATTTTGTTTGTTTAATTTATTTGTTGTGTGTGCATTTGTTGTAATTGCTTGTATGACCACGTATTTTTGTTTACTTTGCCTGGATGACTGTTTTAAAGGCTTTGATGCAATCTGTTGGAAAAGTAAGATCATTGGTGTGTTTAGTGCAGGTTGCCCCAATAAATGAAGGCTGTAATCAAAAATGCtcttatataatttaaaaaaaatgttctcttGATGGAACTTTAATGTATTTAAACTGCAGGAgccgttttatgttgctttgtgaaGCAGTTTCTCTATTTCACTTTTCCGTGGTTTGCCTGCTGTTTTGAAACGGTCACCTGCTCCAGGGCCGCAGTCCTCACCCCCAGGACTGACTTTCCTTTGAGGAAATTGAGGGTTTTTGTGATCAGTCCCCTGGGGTGTGCAGCAGGAAATATCTCTACTAATGCATGTCCTTTTAACTCTGTATCCTTTACCTTCAGCTCCGTTTGATTTAATGTTCGTGCATGGTTGGCTGTAGAGTTTTTGATCTTTCATCTTTGCTttttttcctctctttctctctaggAAGCCCAGAATAAACTCGCAGTTAGTTGCCCAGCAAGTTGCCCAACAGTATGCCACACCACCACCtccgaaaaaggaaaaaaaagaaaagatggaAAAACCCGAGAGGGAGAAAACCGACCGAGAAAAAGTAGAAAAGGACAGGCCTGAGAAGGACAAGTTGGACCGGGATAAAGTGGACCGGGACAAGTTGGACCAGGACAAGATGGACCAGGACAAGATGGACCAGGACAAGATGGACCGAGAGCAACTAGATCGCGAGAAGCTGGACCGAGAGAGGCTAGATCGTGAAAAGATAGATCGAGAGAGACTGGACCGCGAGAAGCTGGACAGAGAGAGGCTGGATCGTGAAAAGATGGACCGAGAGAGGCTGGATCGAGAGAAGATGGACAGGGAGAAAAATGACCGCGAGAAGCACGATAGGGAGAGGCTGGACAAGGACAAGAAGGACCGAGAAAAGCTGGACAAGGACAAGAAGGACCGAGAAAAGCTGGACAAGGACAAGAAGGACCGAGAAAAGCTGGACAAGGACAAGAAGGACCGAGAAAAGCTGGACAAGGACAAGAAGGACCGAGAAAAGCTGGACAAGGACAAGAAGGACCGAGAAAAGCTGGACAAGGACAAGAAGGACCGAGAAAAGCTGGATAAGGACAAACCAGAAAAAGAGAAAATTGAAAAAGAGAAACCAGAAAAAGAACATAAAGTGGAAAGAGAGAGACACGAAAAGCCAGAAATTAATATAACTGCAAGTGTTGTCAAAAAGACCACTAATAAAAAGACCAGGTAAGTGACCTATATTAGCACCAGATAATCTCCCCACCTGTTGATGTGAAAGTGCCATGTTGGGACAACAATGGGGCGGGGAAAGAGAGTGTAAAACCTTAAGTTTAGCTCCTGCAAAACCTTTGCCAGATCATTTGCTCTGATCTATGGTTTATACATTTCTGCTGCTTCTCTGAAAAAGATCGCTGTTATCACGCGAGCAGTTGCTGTGCGGTTAGATCAGTCGTTCTCAACTCCAgtaccccaacaggtcatgttttgtggattctattaatcatgcacaggtgagttcctCTATTTTGCTGAGTCAGTAATTACCCCACCTGTATCCACAGACAGAAATTctgaaaacatgagctgttgggggtaactgagggttgcagatgagaacctctggtttagatgAACTATTGTACTTAAATTAGTATCTCCATTTACTAGTAAAGCTTTGATAGACCTTTTACTTCAGTGGAGCTCCTAGAACTGCAGCTCAGTTCATATTTACCAGGCCCCAAGCAGCCTGTGTGCAAGATTCATCGTACAAAGCAGGTTATGGAGACAGAGGAACCCTGCTAGTTTTTGCCCGTAGGAGTCGGGAATAAACTCTTTGGCTGCACTTCATACTTAGTACAACCTCTCCTGGCAGCTCCCTGGGCCTCACTAATGGAGAGCAGCAAATCAGTAAAAATTGTGTGGGTATAAACATGTGTTACAACCACATAACAGGCTGGCTTTATTTTGCTGACGACAGGCTATCCATATTCAAAAAGTGTCATTTATATTTTTGtaacccccccttctcctccccccccccccctcccggacatAAACTGCTGCATAGATTAAGACAACGAGTTTACACTCTCTCACGTTCTAAATTTGTAGATGATGAGCCTATAATTACCTGCGTTTGGCAGCTTTGTGTACTTGTCGCCACAGTTTTAATAGCTAATTTACATGGCGAAACAAAGGGACAGTGGAATTCTGGGATATATTGGCCACTTGATAATTGTGTGTTGACGAAAGAAGGGTCCTTTGTGTTTACAGAAAATGTGCTTGGCGTCTGAATTTATTTTAAATCTGTACGGCACTAGTgcaaaaatgatacagagcagtagACTTGGGATTATTACTAGGAAGCGTTGAAAAGGAAAGATAATAAACGCTTTTAAAGGGTTTCAGTGACTGTGTCTCAACCAGGTGTGTTTTTGTGTCGATGCTAACCGCAGACCCTTCATTGAAGCAGCGAACCTGATGGTTTCACGTGGGCTACAGAAAATGCGCCATCTACGGTTTTTGTGTATTTTATTAGCAGAAATAAGGTTAATTGGGAACGCAGTGCGCACACCTATTTTCATTTATAAGATTCCGGTCCTCCCCTATTGTTTGTTCCACATGGGAAGAGAAAATTATAGATGTCAGTAACTTGCTTACCGGGTGTGTATTTCCGAATAGTTGGGACTGCTGCATTCTTATATTTGGTGTGTGGTCACACACGTTGTGATCTGATCGTTCGGCGCGAGCAGTCATATCTGAGTCCAAGTTGCGCTGGTTTGGGGGCAGCTGTCCAAGTAACCGGCTGGCAAGTGCCCCAAGTTTCCACTACAAATGACGGCACCGGCTAAAGCAACTTTTAAACGGCGATTACCGCCACCAAGACCCTCTGCTTTTCACAGCTGACGTTAGCCAGACAGACGGATAACTTGGCATATGTGGCTATATTGTCAGGAACGTAATCTAAATACAATGTGTTGTGGTTGATTGTGTGTTCCACAGACCAAAGCTGGATATTCACAGAGACCCACAAAACGAAGTGAACAGTATTCAGTCTGCAAACGCTACAACGAAGATCAGCAACTTTAATCACACTTCAAGGTAAGTGggaaaattttttttgtttttttccccccattACGTAAACTGCCCTTTAAAAGCTGATTGAAGGAAGTTGGTCCTTTTACTGCAGAACTTCATTTTAAAGCTGTTGTTTGACTTCACCTTTTATTTTTGAGCTGGagaatttttattatttattattattattattaccagttatttatattgcacacatattccgcagcgctttacagagaatatttgcccattcacatcagtccctgccccagtggagcttacactctatattccctaccacatgtacacacagacacattcacactagggttatttttcttGGGAGCAAATTAATCCACcggtatatttttgggttgtgggaggaaaccggagtacccggaggaaacccacacaagcacagggagaatatacaaacgccacacagttagggccatggtgggaatcgaacacatgacctcagtgctgtgaggcagtaatgctaaccattacaccatctgtgctgccttttacagttaggagggcaaaactggtgtgtgtgtgtgtgtgtgtgtgtgtgtgtgtgtgtgtgtgtgtgtgtgtgtgtgtgtgtgtgtgtgtgtgtgttataaaaGACAGCAGGAGGAGGATGCAGAACTGGTATTCAGGAGGTCAAAGTAAAATTTTCtgacctctcttggctgtccttctACCTCtcggaccgttccttctctgtctcctatcATGAGTCAACCTCCCTCCATCTTCCACTAGCTGTAGATGTCCCTCAAGGTTCTCTCcttggttctctctctctctctctctctctctctctctctctctctctccgtcttctttaggtgaactcattagttcattTGACTTccagtatcatctctatgctgatgatactcaaatctacctttctctaacgtcctagaggatgctgggactccgtaaggaccatggggaatagacgggctccgcaggaggcatgggcactttaagaaagactttggactctgggtgtgcactggctcctccctttatgcccctcctccagaccccagttttagactgtgcccagaggagaatgggtgcactgcagggagctctcctgagtttcctgtaagaaagtattttggttaggttttttattttcagggagcctgctggcaacagactccctgcatcgagggactgaggagagagaagcagctctacttctctgagtttcaaggtcctgtttcttaggctactggacaccattagctccagagggagtgaacacaggtacgtcctgggcgttcaccccagagccgcgccgctgttctcctcacagagccagaagaaacgaagacagaagacgtctcaggcggcagaagccttcggtgcttcactgaggtaacgcacagcaccgcagctgtgcgtcattgctcccatacacctcacacactccggtcactgtaagggtgcagggcgcaggggggggcgccctgggcagcaataaaacacctctcctatggcaaaagtctatatacatgtacaggtgggcactgtacatgtatataaaagagcccccgacattttttagtaagtttgagcgggacagaagcctgccgccgagggggcggggcttctccctcagcactcatcagcgccattttctctccacagcaccactgagaggaagctccccggactctcccctgcttgacacacggtgaaagggggttttaaagtagagggggggcacattggcgtttatacattaagcagcgctactgggtaaacaatctgtgtttttctccagggttatatagcgctggggtgtgtgctggcatactctctctctgtctctccaaggggcctcagggggaacctgtcttcagaaaagagattccctgtgtgtgtgaagtgtgtcggtacgtgtgtgtcgacatgtttgacgaggaaggctcacctaaggaggagggggagtgcatgatggtcaggtcgccgtcggcaacgccgacaccggactgggtggatatgtggaatgtcttgaatgcaaatgtaaatttactgcataaacgattagacaaggctgaagctagggatcagtcaggtagtcagaccatgcctgtccctgtggcaccaggaccttcggggtctcaaaaacgcaccttatcccagatcactgacacagataccgacacagatactgactctagtgtcgactatgaggatgcaaaatgacAGCCGAAGgtaacatgattattgccattaaagaggttttgcatatcactgaggaaccccctgtccctgacacgagggtacacatgtataaagggaaaaagcctgaggtcacttttccgtcctcatttgaactaagcgacttgtgctaaAAGGCTTGgggatctccagataggagactacaagttcccaaaaggattcttatggcgtatccctttccacaaaaggacaggatacgatgggaatcttcgccgaaggtagacaaggcgatgacatgcttatccaagaaggtggcactgccttctcaggatacagcttccctcaaggatcctgctgatcgtaagcgggaggttaccatgaagcacatttacacacattccggtactatcgttagaccggctatggcatcggcctgggtgtgtagtgctgtcgcagcatggacagattccttatctacggaacttgacaccctagataaggataccattctaatgaccctagagcatatcaaagatgctgctttatatatgagggatgctcacagaaacatttgtttactaagctccagaataaatgctatgtctatttctgctaggtgactcctgtggacccgacagtggacgggggatgccgactcaaagcggcatatggagtcgttgccttacaagggggaggagttgtttggagaaggcctctcggaccttgtctctactgctacggccggtaaatcgaatttcttaccttatgtccccccgcagcatactaaaaaggcacctcattatcaaatgcagtcctttcgttccaataaaagcaagaaggtacagggatcgtccttccttgccagaggaaaaggcaagggaaaaaagctgcatgcagctagttcccaggagcagaagtcctcccctacatctgcaaagtccaccgcatgacgctggggcttcccggggggagtcagctcaagtgggggcacatcttcgatttttcagccaggtctgggttcactcacaggtggatccctgggctatagagccaggtctgggttcactcacaggtggatccctgggctatagagattgtttctcagggatacaggctggaattcgaagacgtgcctcctcgccggtttttcaaatcggctctgccagcttccccgtcagagagggagttagtgttgactgcaattcaaaaattgtatcttcaacaggtgatagtcaaagttcctcttctccagcaaggaaaggggtattactcaaccctgtttgtggtcccgaaaccggacggttcggtcaggcccatttttaatctaaaatccctgaacttgtacttgaaaaagttcaagttcaagatggaatcgctcagagcggtcatcgccagcctggagggggggggggattggatggtgtccctggacataaaggatgcataccttcatgttccgattttccctcctcaccaggcgttcctgagatttgcagtacaggacggtcattaccaatttcagacgttgccgtttgggctttccacagccccgagaattttcaccaaggtaatggcggaaatgaaggtgctcctgcgcaagcagggtgtcacaattatcccatacttggacgatctcctcataaaggcgagatctcgggagaagttgctggacatcgtgtcgctgtcggtgaggatgttgcaggggcgcggctggattctcaatataccgaagtcccagctagtccctacaacgcgcctgacctttctgggtctgattctagacacagaccagaaaaaggtttttcttccgatggaaaaggctcaggagctcatagccctggtcaggaacctattaaagctaaaaaaggtttcagtgcatcactgcacgcgtgtcctggggaagatggtggcatcgtacgaggccatccccttcggaaggttccatgcgaggacctttcaatgggatctactggaccaatggtccgggtcccatttacaaatgcatcagaggatcaccctgtctcccagagccagggtatctctcctgtggtggctgcacagtgctcacctcctagaaggccgcaggttcggaattcaggactggatcctggtgaccacggacgcaagcctccgaggttgtggagcagtcacactgggaagaaatttccaaggtttctggtcgaatctagagaattgtctccacatcaacgtcctggagttgagggccatatacaacgccctacgccaggcggaggcattgcttcgggacaaaccggttctgattcagtcagacaatgtcacagcagtggctcatgtaaaccgccaaggcagcacaaggagcagagcggccatggcagaagcgaccaggattcttcgctgggcggaaggccatgtaagcgccctatcagctgtattcatcccgggggtggacaactgggaagcggacttcctcagcaggcacgacctgcatccgggagagtggggacttcatcaagaagtcttcgcacagatcgtgggtcggtggggactgcctcagattgacatgatggcgtcccgtctcaacaaaaagttaaagcggtattgcgccaggtcaagggaccctcaggcggtagcggtggacgctctagcgacaccttgggtgttcagatcggtctatgtgttccctcctctacctctcatacccaaggtgttgagaataataagactaagaagagtaagaacaatcctcattgttccagattggccatgaaggacttggtatccagatctgcaagagttgctcacagaagatccgtggcctcttcctctaagacaggacctgctgcagcaggggccctgtctgttccaagacttaccgcggctgcatttgacggcatggcggttgaacgccggatcctagcgaaaaaaggtattccggaggaggtcattcctaccctgatcaaggctaggaaggacgtgacattgaaacattatcaccgtatatggcgaaaatatgtttcttggtgtgaggcaaggactgctcctacggaggagttccatttgggtcatctgtttcacttcctgcaaacaggagtgactttgggcctaaaattagggtccataaaggtccaaatttcggccttatccattttctttcaaaaggaattggcttctcttcctgaagtaaacagaaaaaccccttgcgctatttagactcaattagaggcaacaaAGCATGAATGAACTCAAGaagattataattacaagataattttattatctataaaattgatcaaatGTGAACACATATATAATTCATTGACAACcgtaatatgcgcata
Proteins encoded in this window:
- the RYBP gene encoding RING1 and YY1-binding protein isoform X2, translated to MVGPRPKRQAKPSADEGYWDCSVCTFKNSAEAFKCNICDVRKGTSTRKPRINSQLVAQQVAQQYATPPPPKKEKKEKMEKPEREKTDREKVEKDRPEKDKLDRDKVDRDKLDQDKMDQDKMDQDKMDREQLDREKLDRERLDREKIDRERLDREKLDRERLDREKMDRERLDREKMDREKNDREKHDRERLDKDKKDREKLDKDKKDREKLDKDKKDREKLDKDKKDREKLDKDKKDREKLDKDKKDREKLDKDKKDREKLDKDKPEKEKIEKEKPEKEHKVERERHEKPEINITASVVKKTTNKKTRPKLDIHRDPQNEVNSIQSANATTKISNFNHTSRPRLKNVDRSTAQQLAVTVGNVTVIITDFKEKTRTSSTSSSTVTSSAGSEQQNQSGSGSECTDKGSSRSSTPKGDLSVVNDESF
- the RYBP gene encoding RING1 and YY1-binding protein isoform X1; translation: MIMGDKKSPTRPKRQAKPSADEGYWDCSVCTFKNSAEAFKCNICDVRKGTSTRKPRINSQLVAQQVAQQYATPPPPKKEKKEKMEKPEREKTDREKVEKDRPEKDKLDRDKVDRDKLDQDKMDQDKMDQDKMDREQLDREKLDRERLDREKIDRERLDREKLDRERLDREKMDRERLDREKMDREKNDREKHDRERLDKDKKDREKLDKDKKDREKLDKDKKDREKLDKDKKDREKLDKDKKDREKLDKDKKDREKLDKDKKDREKLDKDKPEKEKIEKEKPEKEHKVERERHEKPEINITASVVKKTTNKKTRPKLDIHRDPQNEVNSIQSANATTKISNFNHTSRPRLKNVDRSTAQQLAVTVGNVTVIITDFKEKTRTSSTSSSTVTSSAGSEQQNQSGSGSECTDKGSSRSSTPKGDLSVVNDESF